A segment of the Populus nigra chromosome 12, ddPopNigr1.1, whole genome shotgun sequence genome:
TAAAGCTAATTTATTGTGCATGTGGCCGGTGCTTGTGTGAATTGCAGCATTGCTGCTCTGTTTGATGATTGTTTGCTGATTAGCTGATATGCAGCATTTCGACAGGTTGACCATGCTTATAAGGTTTTTGAGGACATGAAAAGGAAGCATTGTGAGCCAGATGAATATACGTATACCATTATGATTAGAATGACTGGAAAGATTGGTAAATCTGATGAATCATTGGAACTCTTTGAGGAAATGTTGAATAAGGGCTACTCTCCTAATTTAATTGCTTATAACACCATGATCCAGGCACTTGCTAATGCCCGGATGGTGGATAAGgccattcttcttttcttgaagATGGTGGAGAACGAGTGCCGGCCTAGTGAATTTACATATAGCGTCATCCTCCATCTTCTGGCTACAGAGAGGAAACTTCATAAGCTGGATGAGGTTGTGGAAGTGTCAAAGAAATATATGAGTAGGTCAATATATGCATATCTTGTAAGGACTCTGAAAAAATTGGGCCATGCAAGTGAAGCTCACAGGCTGTTTTGCAACATGTGGAACTGCCATGAAAGGGGGGATAGGGATGCATGTGTGTCCATGTTGGAGTGTTTATGCAGTGCTGGTAAAACAACAGAGGCCATTGACCTTCTGGGTAAAATTCACGAGAAAGGAGTAAGTGTTGATACAGTCATGTATAATACAGTATTCAGTGCACTTGGCAAGTTAAAACAAATATCTCCTCTTCATGATCTTTATGAAAAGATGAAGCAAGATGGTCCTTTGCCAGACACATTCACCTACAATATTCTGATCTCAAGCTTTGGTAGGGCAGGGAAAGTTGACGAggctattaaaatatttgaggaACTTGAAGATAGTGATTATAAACCTGATACATGCTCTTATAATTCTTTGATAAATTGCCTTGGGAAGAATGGTCATCTTGATGAAGCTCACATGAAGTTTAAGGAAATGTGTGAAAAAGGATTGAATCCTGATGTTGTGACATACAGCACTCTCATAGAGTGCTTTGGAAAAACAGATAAAGTTGAAATGGCTTGCAGGTTATTCAATGAGATGCTTGCTGAAGGTTGCTATCCTAATATTGTAACTTACAACATCTTACTTGACTGTCTTGAGAGGAGTGGAAGGACTGCTGAAGCTGTTGATTTGTATGCAAAACTCAAACAGCAAGGTTTAATCCCTGATTCAATTACATATTCAGTGCTTGCACGATTGCAAAGTGGTTCACATGGAAAAGTTAGAGTTCGCAAGCAGAATCCTATTACAGGTTGGGTTGTTAGCCCGTTAAGGTGAGGAGGATGATCGTGATGGCCCCAAAGTTGGTCCTCAATTTGTTTGTGGCAGTATAGATGACCTGCTTCTTGGTGATGACCAATTGCCTGTATGCTTTGGCAAGGCGCCGTATTGGTTTGGGATTGGATCCTGAATTTCAATGGATGATATTTTCTCTATCAAAGAAGAGCAGCCTCAACTATTGCAAGTATTACTGCATCTTGGGGAAATAAAGTTCATCCTATTCTTTTAGCAAGAATGAAGCAAACTTCAAATCATGAGATTCTTGATACCATAGAACTGACTTAAAGGAAGCTGTGGGATTCTGGATACTGATTCTAACCCGAGAAATTGCAAGGCTTGGGATTTCCTCAGATGAAATCTGCAAGGCTTGGTGTCCCTGGAATGTTATAgactagaattttttatttttttttgagttaatttttcagCTCCCTTTActgatttttaatgtaaataaaattcTCGTTTAATGATTGAGAAAATTGCTATTTTTAATCTGTAAGGCTTGGGATTTCCCAGTATGATACTCCAAATACTGTAGGTTCGAGGCATCCTCATCAGGCTAAACCTAGCTGGCTGGAGAACTGGCTAGGTCTGTTCCTCCCATGGAATTACCGCATGCAGGTATTTCCTTCCCACCTTTCATTGCCCTGATTAAGTTGAACCAGGAAAGCTAAATTAAAAGTTCTGGAAATTGTTTGATGATATACTTTGAAGCATGATCAGTATATGCTGTGACTTTTTTCCCACCTGTACTCCAAATTTCCCTgagttgaaattaattatttcattttcttgttttgcagTTTTAAAGAAGcttattttgtttggttgatTAGAATCCTGCAGCCTCAATAGGCTTGTATCTTGATTGCGGTTCTGTCTATGAGAGCCCATTTCATGCAGAGCCACACGCTTACTTGAAAGAATGGCATTCAAGAGTACTAGAAACAGGAATCATCCGTGCATTGCCAGGGAAGTTGAGGCAATCGGAGGTAATGTTGCAGCTTTGGCCTCTCGAGAACAGATGGGGTACTCTTTTGATGCTCTTAAGACATATGCTCCTGAATCCTGTCTTCTAGTAAACATGGGGAAAAATACGAGATTGATTGTGATTTGTGAAGGACTTAAagttattacaaaaaaaaaaaaaagactcaaagTTGAAGTACGAGGAGTGGATATATCACCATGTTCATCAATGAATTGCTGCACTTCCATTCAACAATAGCAACATTGTACTAGTCATGAATTAAAAAGCATTAAGGAAATATAAACAGTTAGCCTCAAACAATGTCTTCTGTTATTCACATGAACATTAATATGggataaccaaaaaataaatttcttcaaaatGAAACTATGTATAAGAATCATTCAAAGCTTTAAATGATACGGCAGTATCAATCATTGGCATTCTGCAACAACCATCAATGATTTTGCTTTTGCGGGGCACGGATCGCCACCGAACTGTCGATCTGATACTGGAATGGAACACTTCATCTTCCCTAGACATGCCTGGAAAGTTGCATAGAGAGGTAAAAAGCTTGCTTGAGTTGTTAACATGAACATCAAATGCAAGAAGGCATATTAAGTTAAAATGCACAAAAGGCTCGTGTACCAGAGTCTCGAACATCTTACagcttgatttttaaaactCTTGAGCATTGATTGATGAGataatgaaaacaaatacaGTGATGAAATAACTGACCTCTTGGACAACAGCTTTTGAGTTTTGGGAGTGGCAAGTTCCAACAGCAAAGGAATTTCTACAGTTACCAAGGGGGGTTCCATAGCTTGCAAACGAAATACGTGAAATCTTGCTTTTTGAAGGACAAGCTAGCAGTACTTTAGGTCTTCTTCCACTGACCTTCGCAGGATTTTTATATCTTTGATTATGTTCTATCCATGAAGATACTGGAGCCAAATGAGAAGCAGTCACATGACCGCACACTTGTGAGATTGAGACAGTGTCCAAGGATACTTGGAGGGGGTTCCCACCCTCCTCTTCCTGTAAAACTAATAGGTTTCCTGCAGGTTTGAGGAATGATCTTGGTACATGATACCTAAGATGAAAAGTGGTTAGGCATATATATAAGGTAACATTCAGGACCTTTACACTTAGGGAAATGAAATCTACATTCTAAAAGCAATTCTAGAAGCTATTTTAATGGTGACCATCTTTTCAGCAAGTTGTTTTTAGCTTCAAGGAAGCTCAACTACCAAGTTCCCATGGAGTATTTTCAGACACAACATCTGAGAGTGTTTATAACATATACGTGTGCAATTATTTCGACAAATTGAGTTGGGAACTTCAGGATCACTCAGAAATAATGCTGTAAAATGCCATGACTGCCTCTTTATGTCATCTTCAGCAGTAAATTTAACTTTGACAGAATGTACCAAAAGCATCTGATACTACAAATCACGTACCACGTCTGTGCAGATCCATTCGGGGTACGATACGAGGGCCAATATCGACCAATACTTTGACCATTAACCCAAGCTTCACCCTTTCCCATGGAGGCAAGATTTAAGGCAACTGGGACATCCCCTGGAGGTGCATCAACCTGAGTCTGG
Coding sequences within it:
- the LOC133669269 gene encoding pentatricopeptide repeat-containing protein At1g51965, mitochondrial, giving the protein MRLKTYRGQILLPTTTTAILIRRYGTKYTAKITSTSPTGRTVSAQVTPPQPLPSDSRGYPIPRRQLICEATQILLQTHRSPQKLLDPTDPFLCLQNYLSALSISLTPNEASEILKSLNSPSLALRFFHFCPSLSPNFHHDCFTYSRIILILSKSNLSDRFHLARSIVSEMERNGVRGSISTVNILIGFYENSEDLQKCIGLIKKWGLRMTGYTYKCLVQAYLRSRNTEKGFGVYLEMKKKGHMLDIFAYNMLLDALVKDCEVDHAYKVFEDMKRKHCEPDEYTYTIMIRMTGKIGKSDESLELFEEMLNKGYSPNLIAYNTMIQALANARMVDKAILLFLKMVENECRPSEFTYSVILHLLATERKLHKLDEVVEVSKKYMSRSIYAYLVRTLKKLGHASEAHRLFCNMWNCHERGDRDACVSMLECLCSAGKTTEAIDLLGKIHEKGVSVDTVMYNTVFSALGKLKQISPLHDLYEKMKQDGPLPDTFTYNILISSFGRAGKVDEAIKIFEELEDSDYKPDTCSYNSLINCLGKNGHLDEAHMKFKEMCEKGLNPDVVTYSTLIECFGKTDKVEMACRLFNEMLAEGCYPNIVTYNILLDCLERSGRTAEAVDLYAKLKQQGLIPDSITYSVLARLQSGSHGKVRVRKQNPITGWVVSPLR